A stretch of Apostichopus japonicus isolate 1M-3 chromosome 9, ASM3797524v1, whole genome shotgun sequence DNA encodes these proteins:
- the LOC139973056 gene encoding F-box only protein 25-like, which produces MPFIGKDWRSPGGLWVRTNSGWQKISAIRKNLNRHIKRVALERISGAQDSDTNLKDQDKASKLLTAKNVSKTVKFTERPKRHYLFLPTKCLTSKQRGKYLTVGEVLCSLDFCTALSDPRRFHYVCKVIELIIEEHFSTLCGSAMKYLFCILEEGVNIVELSHLFIHRLSTLLKRTKDKMLSDKNKQIGCQALYNCRLHLLGLWEKRLQEISLVEREDDGKPTLQDLPVNCQRFLLQCFSDPADVIHVAETNKHFYILGSDPLLWEKLFFYHFTEAQLQAVLRGPITEQKIDWKLMFKRLMKRYEQTEEYTSMLQQCMRCNCIFWQEDGHPCCHFSLDETLRDTTILCTKDLSPKDLIAIITD; this is translated from the exons ATGCCATTCATTGGTAAAGATTGGCGAAGCCCAGGAGGCCTGTGGGTGCGAACAAACTCTGGGTGGCAGAAAATATCTGCGATTCGGAAGAACCTTAATCGACATATCAAGAGAGTAGCATTGGAAAG AATCTCTGGAGCACAGGATTCAGATACAAACCTGAAAGATCAAGACAAAGCATCCAAACTATTGACAGCAAAGAATGTTTCCAAAACTGTGAAGTTTACTG AAAGGCCAAAGAGGCACTACCTTTTCTTGCCAACAAAATGTCTGACATCAAAGCAG AGAGGAAAGTACTTGACAGTTGGAGAAGTTCTCTGCAGTCTGGATTTTTGCACCGCTCTCAGTGATCCAAGACGTTTTCATTATGTTTGCAAG GTCATTGAGTTAATCATTGAAGAACATTTTTCTACCCTGTGTGGATCTGCCATGAAATACCTATTTTGTATTTTAGAAGAAGGGGTTAATATCG TTGAATTGTCACATCTGTTTATTCATCGGTTATCTACTCTCTTGAAGAGGACAAAGGACAAAATGCTCTCTGATAAGAACAAGCAAATTGGCTGTCAAGCACTCTATAATTGCAGACTTCACTTGCTTGGTCTATGGGAGAAACGGCTCCAAGAGATATCACTTGTTGAG AGGGAGGATGATGGGAAACCAACACTCCAGGACTTGCCTGTGAATTGTCAGAGGTTTTTGCTCCAGTGCTTCTCTGATCCAGCAGATGTGATCCATGTGGCAGAGACAAATAAACACTTTTACATACTTGGCAGTGATCCATTACTCTGGGAAAAGCTGTTCTTCTATCATTTCACAGAAGCACAA ctccaagCAGTGCTCAGGGGGCCCATTACTGAACAGAAGATTGACTGGAAACTAATGTTCAAGAGACTGATGAAACGTTATGAACAGACAGAAGAATACACCAGCATGCTTCAGCAATGTATGCGTTGTAACTGTATCTTCTGGCAG GAGGATGGACATCCTTGCTGTCACTTTTCTTTGGATGAAACATTGAGGGATACCACCATTCTCTGTACTAAAGATCTGAGCCCGAAAGATCTCATTGCCATTATTACTGACTAG
- the LOC139973232 gene encoding uncharacterized protein — protein NSFKDPRPTPLFQLPSSHSFPHTPLLTLPSFIPPHTPLLLLPSSHSLLTLSSLPHPSSHSPPHTPLLPHPSSHSPLTLSSLPHSSSHSPPPTPLLQHPSSHSPLPTSLLTLPSSYFPPHTPSSHSPPSHIPPHIPLLTLPSSHIPPHTPLLPLPSSNIPPHTPLHPHPSSHSPPPTSLLTLPSSHIPPHIPLTLPSSHIPPHIPLLTLPSSHIPPPTPLLPHPSSHSLPHTPLLPHPSSHSLPPTSLLPLPSSLIPPHTPLLPHSSSHSPPPTSLLPIPSCHFPPPTPLLPHSSSHSPPPTSLLPHPVLPLPSSHSPPPSFLLPLPSSHIPPPTSLLPILSSHIPPPNPVLPLPSSHSPPPSFLPHSPPPTSLLPIPSCHFPPPTPLLPHSSSHSPPPTSLLPHPVLPLPSSHSPPPSFLLPLPSSHITPPNPILPHPSLHSSHSPPPTPLLTLPSSHSFDLAV, from the coding sequence aattctttCAAAGACCCACGTCCCACTCCACTTTTCCAACTCCCCTCCTCCCACTCCTTTCCTCACACTCCCCTCCTCACACTCCCCTCCTTCATCCCTCCTCACACTCCCCTCCTCCTACTTCCCTCCTCACACTCCCTCCTCACACTCTCCTCCCTCCCACATCCCTCCTCACATTCCCCTCCTCACACTCCCCTCCTCCCACATCCCTCCTCACACTCCCCCCTCACACTCTCCTCCCTCCCACATTCCTCCTCACACTCCCCTCCTCCCACTCCCCTCCTCCAACATCCCTCCTCACACTCCCCTCTGCCCACATCCCTCCTCACATTACCCTCCTCCTACTTCCCTCCTCACACTCCCTCCTCACACTCTCCTCCCTCCCACATTCCTCCTCATATTCCCCTCCTCACACTCCCCTCCTCCCACATCCCTCCTCACACTCCCCTCCTCCCACTCCCCTCCTCCAACATCCCTCCTCACACTCCCCTCCACCCACATCCCTCCTCACACTCCCCTCCACCCACATCCCTCCTCACACTCCCCTCCTCCCACATCCCTCCTCACATTCCCCTCACACTCCCTTCCTCCCACATCCCTCCTCACATTCCCCTCCTCACACTCCCTTCCTCCCACATCCCTCCTCCCACTCCCCTCCTCCCACATCCCTCCTCACATTCCCTTCCTCACACTCCCCTCCTCCCACATCCCTCCTCACACTCCCTTCCTCCCACATCCCTCCTCccactcccctcctccctcattCCTCCTCAcactcccctcctccctcattCCTCCTCACACTCCCCTCCTCCCACGTCCCTCCTCCCAATCCCATCCTGCCACTTCCCTCCTCccactcccctcctccctcattCCTCCTCACACTCCCCTCCTCCCACATCCCTCCTCCCACATCCCGTCCTGCCACTTCCCTCCTCAcactcccctcctccctcattcctcctccctctcccctcctcccacATCCCTCCTCCCACATCCCTCCTCCCAATCCTGTCCTCCCACATCCCTCCTCCCAATCCCGTCCTGCCACTTCCCTCCTCccactcccctcctccctcattCCTCCCACACTCCCCTCCTCCCACATCCCTCCTCCCAATCCCGTCCTGCCACTTCCCTCCTCccactcccctcctccctcattCCTCCTCACATTCCCCTCCTCCCACATCCCTCCTCCCACATCCCGTCCTGCCACTTCCCTCCTCAcactcccctcctccctcattcctcctccctctcccctcctcccacATCACTCCTCCCAATCCCATCCTCCCACATCCCTCCTTGCACTCCTCCCACTCCCCTCCTCCCACTCCCCTCCTCACACTCCCCTCCTCTCATTCCTTTGACCTTGCTGTTTGA